From the Thomasclavelia ramosa DSM 1402 genome, the window TGAAATAACCTGCATTCTATTTTTGGTTATATCATCTTTATTTACAAGATAAATATTTTTTATATGACCATCGTCAAATACAAAATCATAAATATAGTTATTGTGAATTTTGCGAGTTTTATCTATATGGCTATCACTTGATTTATCTAAATATTCTTTACAGAATCTTACCCATTCTTCATCACTAAATACCACATTATTAAGTATTTGTAATTGTTCACGCACATTTTTAAGCATTGCTTCAGGGGTTGTTAACTCTGGTAAATATTCATATCCTTGATTTACTAAATCTTGAATAAACTCTTTTTCAAGAGAAGCTTCTGTTTGATAAATGGAAGCTTCTTCTCGTATAAGTGAATACTTTTCATACTTGTCGAGGACAATAAAGTTTTTTGATTCTACAATAGGTTTATATTCAAACATTTTATTCCTCCTTCCAAAAGCCATAATTATTTATTAAGTGTTCAAGTAATAATTTTACTGTTTGTTTCTCTTGTGGCGTAGGCTCAGCTACAATTTCATTTGCTAGCGTGGAATGACTAGTGAACTGGATGATTCGATTATAATAAGCCTCTTTGTTTTCTGGTAAGAGTTCTGACCATCTTGGAAATCCTAAGAAACTAGCAGTTTTTTCATAAAGGTTTCTTAATAAAGTAAAATGAAATTTTTCTATATTATCATTTGCAACTGCCTCTTCAAGTATTGCTTTTAGATGTAAATGATATGAAAAATTTTTATTGGAATCGCTTTTCTTTTCTGAAAGATCAAAAGTCCCATCTTCTAAACGTTCTAGCATATAACATTTTTTCTTATTTATTTCATTATATAATACATTATAAAATATAGGGTTATGTGTGGTAATAATAAATTTTAACTCAGATTCACTTTTCCTAATTACTTCCGCTAAATCAACTGCCATCTGAATCAAATGATTATCATCTAATGAGGTTACTGGATCATCAATAAAAATATAATTTAAGTTGTCAAATTGATTTGTTTCTCTATCACTTTCCTCTACTACATTTAATACGCTAACGACTTGTTCAAGCAATGCATAAAAAACACTCCATATAAAACAACTTTCTTCACCTTTAGAAACCTTAATATTGTTTGCAATTGAATTATTTCCACGTTTATATGAAAATATTACTTCTGTAAAAGCATTTACGGTTATTTCTCTTTCATCGTTATTCTTAGTAGTATACTGAGAATTAAAACTTGGATTTAATTTATCATCTGTATAGTGTTGAAAAAATTTAACAACATTTTGATCTTGTCCTTGATCTTCAAAAATCCATTTTGTAAAAACATTGGGATGTATTTTAAGTTTTGGTTTAGCATCTTCTTTCAAATCATTATCCCAATAGAATAAATCTTCTGTAAAAGCATTGTAATAAAGGATTTTTTTGTTTTCCAAACCTGCATCTTCAGTTTCCTCTTGATCTATTTCAATTTTAGGAGAAACAAGTGCTTTAAATTCTCTTGAGAGCCTTGTCTTTCCGTTTCCATTAAATGCATAAATTAACTGCACTTTTTTGTTATTATCTTTTAATTCCTGTGCGATTTCTTTTAAAGTCTTCCCCATATCTATACCTCAGCATTTATATTCTTAAACGTTAAAAGTTTATTCCTATAATATTCGTATTGTTTTTGTCTCTCCGCTATTTCAGCAGGAAGTCCTTTAGAAATATCGTTACAAAGTGTGTCAAAACGATCAAGAATGTCAACAATACGTTGTTGCTCAGATAAAGATGGAAGCGGTACTATAATATCACCTAATTTACTTGGTGTGACCTCTATAACTTTTGTACCATGAGCTAGTTTTTTCTTATCTTTAAAAAACATAGCAGTATGAAAATAATATGCAAGAAACTTTGCATTCTGATTGTGTTTGATTATTGCAGTGTGACCACTTATTGCAACTTTTTCCTCACCTAACCACACAACACATTTACAAACATCTTCTATATTTTCACTTGTAACAGCCATTATAATATCATTTGTATTCGCAAATTTAGATTTTTTTGCAACATCTCCATCTATAAAGGTTATAGTTTTAGTAGCAGATAAACCATATCTTGTATATATTTGCCCATAATGAATACAAGGTATCCCCTTCTCTGTAAAATCTTTCTTTTGAAAATTACCACCTCTGATAATTGTAGCAATTTCCCTAAGCGGTTTCCTTTCAACATCATCACCAAAGGTAAGTAAGCTATCCCTATAATACTCATACTGTTTTTTTCTTGCTGTAAGCTCTGCTGTAAGCTCTGCTGTAAGCTCTGCTGTAAGCTCTGTGAAATTATCCAAAATACGCACAATTTCCTCTTGTACTGGTAAAGGTGGGAAAGGAATTAATGTATTTTTAGCAGCACTCCAGTGACGAGTATATTTTCCAGTTGTCTTATAAAAATTAACAAAGCAATAGTACAAGTATTTGCAATTAATATTTTTACTTGTCAATATTTTTATTCCATCTGCGCCTTGTGCAAATGGAAAATCGACATATTTTATTATCTCTGTATGATCTCCAAAAATTATATATTCATTTTTAGGAAATAATGCAGTTTTATCATTTGTATAACCACTTATGTAATCGCTACCTTGATTTATTACAGGATAATCACCTGTAATTAAAATATTTTTAGATAATATTTTAATTGATGGTGTATTAATTGTTACAAGTTTAAACAAAGGTTTCAAGACTACTCCATCAGGACATAATTCATTTATTAGCTCATTTAGTTTACTCATTTATTGCACCTCGATTTCTGCAATTATCTCATCAATCTCAGTACGAAGTCTATCTATGTTAGCCACTGTTTTTTTAATTTTAGCATTTAATTCAACTATATCGATAACTTCTCTTGTATCCTTAGCCTCAACATAAGTACTTACCGAAAGATTATAATTTTCTAATGATATCTCACTATTATCTACAGATTTTGAAACATGATCGATATCTTTTTTATTAGCAAACAGCTCTAAAATAGCATTGATATGTTCTTCTGTTAAAATATTATTGTTTGTTTCTTTTTTGAAATAATCTTCACCACTTGCATCTATAAACTGAGTTTTAGTTTCCGTTTTGTGTTTTGAAAGCACTAATATATTAACTGCAATTGATGTTCCAAAAAATAGATTAGGTGCAAGTGAAATAACAGCTTCTACAAAGTTATTATCAACTAAATACTTTCTAATTTTTTGCTCTGCTCCACCACGATAGAAGATACCCGGAAAACATACAATTGCTGCTCGCCCTCTACTTGAAAGATAACTTAATGCATGAAGCACAAAAGCAAAATCAGCTTTAGATTTTGGTGCAAGTACCCCTGCTGGTGCAAAACGTACATCATTAATAAGAGTTGGATCACTGTTACCAATCCATGGTATTGAATAAGGAGGGTTTGATACGATTGCATCAAATGGTTTCTCATCTCCAAATTGTGGATTTAATAGGGTATTACCTAGTGCTATATTAAATTTATCATAGTTAACATTATGCAAAAACATATTCATACGAGCAAGATTATAGGTTGTATGATTAATTTCTTGTCCAAAGAAACCATCTTCAATAATATGCTCATCAAACTGTTTCTTTGCTTGTAATAATAAAGAACCCGAACCTGCTGCTGGATCGTAAATTTTATTAATTGTAGATTGACCATGCATTGCAAGTTTTGCTATAAGTTTAGATACACTTTGTGGTGTAAAAAACTCTCCTCCAGACTTTCCAGCATTAGCAGCATAGTTAGAGATTAAAAATTCATAAGCATCCCCAAATAAGTCTATTTGATTTTCTTCGAATTTACCAAAACTAAGCCCTTCAACTCCCTTAATTACAGCTGCTAAACGACTATTTTTATCTTTAACTGTATTTCCTAGCCTATTACTTGTTGTATCAAAATCAGCGAATAAACCTTTGATATCTGATTCAGAAGGATATCCACTTGCAGAACTTTCAATTGCTGAAAATATCTTTGCTAAATCTGTATTCAAACTATCATTTGTGTTTGCATTTTTTGCAATGTTGCAAAATAATTGGCTGGGATATATAAAATATCCTTTTGTCTTAATTGCATCTTCTTTTATTTCTTTTGTAATAATACTATCATCTAATTCTGCATAGTTAATACTATCGTCCCCTCCTTCAATATAATTTGAAAAGTTCTCACTAATAAAACGGTAAAAAAGGGTTCCTAATACATATTGTTTAAAGTCCCATCCGTCAACTGACCCTCTGACTTCATTTGCTATTTTCCATATCTGTGATTGTAATTCTGCTCTTTGTGCTGCACTTGACATTTCAATTCCTCCGTTTAATATAATTAATACATTGATAGCTTTAAAATCAATTTGTTATGTGCTATTTCACTTTATATTTAGTGTATTAATGTTTTTTTATTATAGCATATTTAAACCCTTTAAATCATTTTAATTTACAGTTTTATTTCATTTGTTGATATGTAGAAAATTCGACTTAATAGCAAGATACTCTCCCATGACATATGCCTTACGAACACTATTTCCTTAATTTAATCTATTATCACTTAACCAAATTTTCATACAAAATAGGTGTTTAAATTTCAAAGATTAAAAAGTATTTTAGGTGTCTACAATCTTTTATGTGCAATGACATAAAAAAGTTACAACAATGAATAAATCATATTTATTATTTGTTATTCATTGCCATAAACAAATAGTAATCCCTAGAAGCACTTACTGGTTCCATACGAGATAAAACTCTATTACACACTTCAGATTACCAATATATATTTAGATATTTCTTTGCCCTTGTTATAGCTGTATAAAATATATTATGAGTAATCTTTTCTTCACTGTCATCAGCTATTACAATCTTTACTGATTCATATTCTAAACCTTGTGACTTATGTATTGAAACAGCATATGCAATTTGAAATGGTAAAATAGATTCATCATCGGTATTTTCATTATCGCTATCAAACGGCTTACTTCTACTAACGTAAAATCCAATAACAGTAGATTTCTTATCTTTTTTTATTAGATATAAGCCGTCAGCAATATCTATTAATGATTCCGATAATACTATATCTACACTTATAGCAAAATATACTCTATCTTCCAAGTCATTTATATCCTCAATTCTGCCTTTTAAATTATTATAAAGTAATTCAAATCTTCCTGAATCATTAAATAATATAGGGTCATTTATTTTAAACTCATATATACCAATTTTAACTGCATTGTTTGGATTGTCTAGTTGAAGTAATTTATTGATATTATTTAAACCATAAAGCCCGTTATAATTTAAACAAAGAATAATCTCATCATCTGATTTACTAATAAAAATTTCTTCATCAATTTTATGCGAATAATCATTTTTAACAATTTGTTCTAAAATTAAATTATTATTTTTTATTTCTCTTGTTTCTTTCCAAAGGTCTATTAAATTTTTGTTCTCACTTCTAAATGGCTCTGTCAGTTCACTTATTACATTATCATCAAATACATACTTACAAAGATTAAACCAGTTTCCTAAACCAATTGATTCAATTTGATAGATATCACCTACTAATATTAGTATAGCATTATTGGTTTTATCTAAAATTTTAATCATATCTTCATTTTTTACTGTACTACACTCATCGACTACAATTAAATC encodes:
- a CDS encoding restriction endonuclease subunit S — its product is MSKLNELINELCPDGVVLKPLFKLVTINTPSIKILSKNILITGDYPVINQGSDYISGYTNDKTALFPKNEYIIFGDHTEIIKYVDFPFAQGADGIKILTSKNINCKYLYYCFVNFYKTTGKYTRHWSAAKNTLIPFPPLPVQEEIVRILDNFTELTAELTAELTAELTARKKQYEYYRDSLLTFGDDVERKPLREIATIIRGGNFQKKDFTEKGIPCIHYGQIYTRYGLSATKTITFIDGDVAKKSKFANTNDIIMAVTSENIEDVCKCVVWLGEEKVAISGHTAIIKHNQNAKFLAYYFHTAMFFKDKKKLAHGTKVIEVTPSKLGDIIVPLPSLSEQQRIVDILDRFDTLCNDISKGLPAEIAERQKQYEYYRNKLLTFKNINAEV
- a CDS encoding type I restriction-modification system subunit M codes for the protein MSSAAQRAELQSQIWKIANEVRGSVDGWDFKQYVLGTLFYRFISENFSNYIEGGDDSINYAELDDSIITKEIKEDAIKTKGYFIYPSQLFCNIAKNANTNDSLNTDLAKIFSAIESSASGYPSESDIKGLFADFDTTSNRLGNTVKDKNSRLAAVIKGVEGLSFGKFEENQIDLFGDAYEFLISNYAANAGKSGGEFFTPQSVSKLIAKLAMHGQSTINKIYDPAAGSGSLLLQAKKQFDEHIIEDGFFGQEINHTTYNLARMNMFLHNVNYDKFNIALGNTLLNPQFGDEKPFDAIVSNPPYSIPWIGNSDPTLINDVRFAPAGVLAPKSKADFAFVLHALSYLSSRGRAAIVCFPGIFYRGGAEQKIRKYLVDNNFVEAVISLAPNLFFGTSIAVNILVLSKHKTETKTQFIDASGEDYFKKETNNNILTEEHINAILELFANKKDIDHVSKSVDNSEISLENYNLSVSTYVEAKDTREVIDIVELNAKIKKTVANIDRLRTEIDEIIAEIEVQ